One Fontisphaera persica DNA window includes the following coding sequences:
- a CDS encoding nucleotide exchange factor GrpE: MSEAAIPRPSVVPFLLGDLLLLAVAGGIVYQSEWPLSTANMALCTAAVAAGAWLLVTPFILQHRAAMKLAEADALRSTVAQIQNLEQIKQQIAEATGNWMNIQGECARTVQTAREVADSMAAEARAFTDFLRQANDTEKATLRLEADKLRRQEQDWLQVTVRLLDQVFALYLAACQSGQPHLVEQIGIFQGVCRDLARRVGLNAFAPEPGAAFDSQMHQAHQASGPVAAGAVVQQVLAPGYTYQGRVLRPALVQVAGGAPAGKAEAAGGEGGTGAGEKPAQPDLPI, from the coding sequence ATGAGTGAAGCGGCAATACCTCGACCGTCGGTGGTGCCCTTTTTGTTGGGCGACCTGCTGTTGCTGGCGGTGGCTGGCGGGATTGTGTACCAGAGCGAATGGCCCCTGAGCACGGCCAACATGGCGTTGTGCACGGCGGCGGTGGCGGCGGGGGCATGGTTGCTGGTGACGCCTTTCATTTTGCAGCATCGGGCCGCCATGAAGCTGGCGGAGGCGGATGCGCTGCGCTCGACGGTGGCGCAAATTCAGAATTTGGAGCAAATCAAACAACAGATTGCCGAGGCAACCGGCAACTGGATGAACATTCAGGGGGAGTGCGCCCGCACGGTGCAGACGGCGCGGGAGGTGGCCGATAGCATGGCAGCCGAGGCGCGGGCGTTCACAGATTTTTTGCGGCAGGCCAATGACACGGAGAAGGCCACGCTGCGGCTGGAGGCGGACAAGTTGCGGCGGCAGGAGCAGGACTGGTTGCAGGTGACGGTGCGGTTGCTGGACCAGGTGTTTGCGTTGTATCTGGCGGCGTGCCAGTCGGGGCAACCGCATTTGGTGGAGCAGATAGGGATTTTTCAGGGGGTGTGTCGGGATTTGGCGCGGCGGGTGGGGTTGAACGCATTTGCGCCGGAGCCGGGGGCGGCGTTTGATTCGCAAATGCATCAGGCCCATCAGGCGAGCGGGCCGGTGGCGGCGGGGGCGGTGGTGCAGCAGGTGCTGGCGCCGGGGTACACCTACCAGGGACGGGTATTGCGTCCGGCGTTGGTGCAGGTGGCCGGGGGCGCGCCCGCCGGGAAGGCAGAAGCTGCGGGGGGCGAAGGTGGCACGGGCGCCGGGGAGAAGCCGGCACAACCGGACTTGCCGATTTAA
- a CDS encoding Gfo/Idh/MocA family protein codes for MSKTVNVGVIGLGFMGVTHLKALQQLPQGRVVAVCDAVRRPENGQLSAGGNVGDGKPVALDMSVVRVYQDYRELLADPQVEAVDICLPTPLHPEVAVAALAAGKYVLCEKPMARTSALGRTMVEAAQKARGFLMPAMCMRFWPGWTWLKNVVESGQYGRVLAARFRRVAEPPGWSKSQFMDGQKSGGALLDLHIHDVDFVQYCFGRPQAVYATGYTCLSGAIDHVVAQYRVASGAMVYAEGGWAMAPGFGFSMSYTVNFERATADYDVARGAEALKVYVEGQPPVVIRNEGPDGYVGELAHFLDSILAGRAPTVVTAADGLSAIEICEAEEASIASGQPQKLAGG; via the coding sequence ATGAGCAAAACAGTGAATGTGGGAGTGATTGGACTGGGTTTCATGGGCGTGACGCATTTGAAGGCGTTGCAACAACTGCCGCAGGGGCGGGTGGTGGCGGTGTGTGACGCGGTACGGCGTCCGGAGAACGGGCAGCTCAGCGCCGGGGGCAATGTGGGGGATGGCAAGCCGGTGGCGCTGGACATGAGCGTGGTGCGGGTGTACCAGGATTATCGGGAGTTGCTGGCGGATCCGCAGGTGGAGGCGGTGGATATTTGCCTGCCGACGCCGTTGCATCCGGAGGTGGCCGTGGCGGCGCTGGCGGCCGGCAAATATGTGCTGTGCGAGAAGCCGATGGCGCGGACCAGCGCGCTGGGGCGGACGATGGTGGAAGCGGCGCAGAAAGCCCGGGGATTTCTGATGCCGGCGATGTGCATGCGTTTCTGGCCGGGGTGGACCTGGCTCAAGAACGTGGTGGAGAGCGGGCAATACGGGCGGGTGCTGGCGGCGCGGTTCCGGCGGGTGGCCGAGCCGCCGGGGTGGAGCAAGTCGCAGTTCATGGACGGGCAGAAATCGGGTGGGGCGCTGCTGGATTTGCACATTCACGACGTGGATTTTGTGCAGTACTGCTTTGGGCGTCCGCAGGCGGTGTATGCGACGGGTTACACGTGTTTGAGCGGGGCGATTGACCATGTGGTGGCGCAATACCGGGTGGCCAGCGGGGCGATGGTGTACGCCGAAGGGGGCTGGGCGATGGCGCCGGGATTTGGTTTCAGCATGAGTTACACGGTGAACTTCGAGCGGGCGACGGCGGATTATGACGTGGCGCGCGGGGCGGAGGCGCTGAAGGTGTATGTGGAAGGCCAGCCGCCGGTGGTCATCCGGAATGAGGGGCCGGACGGGTACGTGGGGGAGCTGGCGCATTTTCTGGACAGCATTCTGGCCGGCCGGGCGCCCACGGTGGTGACGGCGGCGGATGGTTTAAGCGCCATTGAAATATGCGAGGCGGAGGAGGCCTCGATAGCGAGCGGGCAGCCGCAGAAGCTGGCGGGGGGTTGA
- a CDS encoding TIM barrel protein, protein MITIIAGTNRPGSNTAQVARAVEACYRRRGVAAQVVDLGLLPAAAFAPESYAEKPEALRPFTEAVLQSAGVVVVTPEYNGSFPGALKYFIDLLKFPESFQGRPVAFVGLSSGQWGALRAVEQLQQIFAYRNAHLLPERVFLPGIREVLDGAGQFKDGELAQRLEAQAEAFVRFIQQVTGRDLTAPGGYARRYVPKLGVCSWSLQPETPEALVEKLEATGVQRIQLWLDPLREKPAVWGKAPELLARAGVTVVSGMFGCVGEDYTTLESIRRTGGVVPDHTWEQNWANIQENARLARALGIPYVAFHAGFLPHNPRAAEFGKLVERLRRIAELFGEAGITLGLETGQESAATLREFLGHLGCGNVGVNFDPANMILYDQGNPVFALRVLGPWVKQCHLKDATRTLQPGTWGEEVPLGTGQVNWRGFFQTLAEIGFEGNLCIEREAGQQRVADIITARRLVESLP, encoded by the coding sequence ATGATTACCATCATAGCAGGCACCAATCGTCCCGGGAGCAATACGGCGCAGGTGGCGCGGGCGGTGGAGGCGTGTTACCGCCGGCGCGGGGTGGCGGCGCAGGTGGTGGATTTGGGGTTGTTGCCGGCGGCGGCCTTTGCGCCGGAGTCGTACGCGGAGAAACCGGAGGCGCTGAGGCCGTTCACCGAGGCGGTGTTGCAATCGGCCGGGGTGGTGGTGGTCACGCCCGAGTACAACGGGAGTTTTCCCGGCGCGCTGAAGTACTTCATTGACCTGCTGAAGTTCCCGGAGAGTTTTCAGGGGCGGCCGGTGGCGTTTGTGGGTTTGTCGAGCGGGCAATGGGGCGCGTTGCGGGCGGTGGAGCAGTTGCAGCAGATATTTGCGTATCGGAACGCGCATTTGCTGCCGGAGCGGGTTTTTTTGCCGGGCATCCGGGAGGTGTTGGATGGGGCGGGCCAATTCAAGGATGGGGAGCTGGCGCAGCGGTTGGAGGCGCAGGCGGAGGCGTTTGTGCGGTTCATTCAGCAAGTGACGGGGAGGGATTTGACGGCGCCGGGTGGGTATGCGCGGCGGTATGTGCCCAAGCTGGGCGTGTGCTCATGGAGTTTGCAGCCGGAAACGCCCGAAGCGCTGGTGGAGAAGCTGGAGGCGACGGGCGTCCAGCGGATACAGCTCTGGCTGGACCCGCTGCGGGAGAAGCCGGCGGTGTGGGGCAAGGCGCCGGAGTTGCTGGCGCGGGCGGGGGTGACGGTGGTGAGCGGGATGTTTGGGTGTGTGGGGGAGGATTATACGACGTTGGAAAGCATTCGGCGCACGGGGGGCGTGGTGCCGGACCACACGTGGGAGCAGAACTGGGCGAACATTCAGGAGAACGCGCGGCTGGCGCGGGCGCTGGGGATTCCGTATGTGGCGTTTCATGCGGGATTTTTGCCGCATAATCCGCGGGCGGCGGAGTTTGGCAAACTGGTGGAGCGTTTGCGGCGCATTGCCGAGTTGTTTGGGGAGGCGGGCATCACGCTGGGGCTGGAGACAGGGCAGGAAAGCGCGGCGACGTTGCGGGAGTTTCTGGGGCATCTGGGGTGTGGGAATGTGGGGGTGAACTTTGATCCGGCCAACATGATTTTGTATGATCAGGGCAATCCGGTGTTTGCGTTGCGGGTGCTGGGTCCGTGGGTGAAGCAATGCCATTTGAAGGATGCGACGCGGACGTTGCAGCCGGGGACGTGGGGCGAGGAAGTGCCGCTGGGGACGGGGCAGGTGAACTGGCGGGGTTTTTTCCAGACACTGGCGGAGATTGGGTTTGAGGGCAATCTGTGCATTGAGCGCGAGGCGGGCCAGCAGCGGGTGGCTGACATCATTACGGCGCGGCGGCTGGTGGAGAGCCTGCCCTGA
- a CDS encoding radical SAM protein yields the protein MSGSHSMSGPTPAAIVPDPQGPRPTPLERALPSLSSAYDFLQNQYVYVIVSARARGLSVGVNLNPERRCNFDCLYCEVPRPLPGGNSPVDVEIMAREVERTLEYVQSDRLRQHPVLGTLPREFVQFRHLALSGLGEPTLCPNFVDVVQTLAHLRVLGRRPFFHLVLVTNGSQLDQPNVQSGLKYFTPSDEIWIKLDAGTPEYYLKINRTPVPYEKILHNILLVGRQRPVVIQSLFVAVDGEEPPARQIEQYAQRLKELKLAGAQIALVQIYSATRPTHQPACSHLPLKSLSRIAQIVRCATELPVEVF from the coding sequence ATGAGCGGGAGTCATTCCATGAGCGGGCCCACGCCTGCCGCCATCGTCCCGGACCCCCAGGGACCGCGCCCCACCCCTTTGGAGCGGGCCTTGCCCTCGCTCTCCAGCGCCTATGACTTCCTGCAAAACCAGTACGTCTATGTAATCGTCTCCGCCCGCGCCCGCGGCCTCTCCGTCGGCGTCAATCTCAACCCCGAACGCCGCTGCAATTTCGACTGCCTCTATTGCGAAGTGCCCCGCCCCCTCCCCGGCGGCAACTCCCCCGTGGACGTCGAAATCATGGCCCGCGAAGTCGAGCGCACCCTGGAATACGTCCAGTCCGACCGCCTCCGCCAGCACCCCGTCCTGGGCACGCTGCCGCGCGAATTTGTCCAGTTCCGCCACCTCGCCCTCAGCGGCCTCGGCGAACCCACCCTCTGCCCCAACTTTGTGGATGTCGTCCAAACCCTCGCTCATTTGCGCGTCCTCGGCCGCCGCCCCTTTTTCCATCTGGTCCTCGTCACCAACGGCAGCCAGTTGGACCAGCCCAATGTCCAATCCGGCCTCAAATACTTCACCCCCTCCGACGAAATCTGGATTAAACTCGACGCCGGCACCCCGGAATACTACCTGAAAATCAACCGCACGCCCGTGCCCTACGAAAAAATCCTCCACAACATCCTCCTCGTCGGCCGCCAGCGCCCGGTCGTCATTCAAAGTTTGTTTGTGGCCGTGGACGGCGAAGAACCCCCCGCCCGCCAAATCGAACAATACGCCCAGCGCCTCAAAGAACTCAAACTCGCCGGCGCCCAAATCGCCCTCGTCCAAATCTATTCCGCCACCCGCCCCACCCACCAGCCCGCCTGCAGCCATCTCCCCCTCAAATCCCTCAGCCGCATCGCCCAAATCGTCCGCTGCGCCACCGAGCTGCCGGTCGAAGTCTTCTAA
- a CDS encoding TRAFs-binding domain-containing protein: protein MAANSQTPSDTPPLKLTEEIRRLVEQLAAYNHEAWLKERLAQGWKPGPHRDDELKTNPCLVPYAELSEEEKQLNRATALETIRAIMGLGYAVTGPEGQPLTADSDSRQILQETLHQIRKNPKLTVADLRRIWEQHSPTVWSQSVDLYRRAVDAALRLGEAFLAFDISAEGLQFFKDDLRLTQLQALALARTGATRRANAILDHLRQAGHQDEETLGILARTHKDFYTMAGDPQECQKHLRISFDLYHTSYQRNRGYYSGINAATTGYMAGQKDIARQIAQEVSDLCERTLEHLPPESDERYWLEATLAEAAIILGDFAKAEQHYRHATAIGGDKLAVLSRTRAQARLLLEHITGNPNLLDHCFQMPRMVVFSGHMFDRPDRRQLRFPLWLEGPAKAALARRLDAIQAQIGFSSLACGGDLLFAEAMLERGGEINIALPFNQRDFRKCSVDIIPGHDFGPRFERVLAAAATVTVLSEYGNANDGAAFDYCNRALNGMALLKGRFFGLDVVPLALWNGQSGDGLGGTHSFVEFWQNRGVPVEIIRLDTLLHENSPPPDWDTPAANPAPSAEIQAPLVTQEIKAMLFADIVGFTRLTEIQVVPFVQHFLGQVAELMQAMPHPPIHKNTWGDAVCCVFDSVRDAGVFALRLRDLVRGTDWSRYDLPHELNIRIALHAGPVFACYDPVLGKLTYNGAHVNRTARIEPVAEEGQIYASQAFAALATAEGVAEFTCDYVGTKQLAKKYGAIPVFLVRPTS from the coding sequence ATGGCCGCCAATTCACAAACACCGTCTGACACGCCGCCGTTGAAGCTCACGGAGGAAATCCGGCGACTGGTCGAGCAACTGGCCGCCTACAATCACGAGGCCTGGCTCAAAGAACGCCTCGCCCAGGGCTGGAAACCCGGCCCCCACCGCGACGATGAACTGAAAACCAACCCCTGCCTCGTCCCCTATGCCGAACTGAGCGAGGAGGAAAAACAGCTCAACCGCGCCACCGCCCTCGAAACCATCCGCGCCATCATGGGCCTGGGCTACGCCGTCACCGGCCCCGAAGGCCAACCCCTCACCGCCGACAGCGATTCCCGTCAGATTCTCCAGGAGACCCTCCACCAAATCCGCAAAAACCCCAAGCTCACCGTGGCCGATTTGCGGCGCATCTGGGAGCAACACTCCCCCACCGTCTGGAGCCAGAGCGTGGACCTCTACCGCCGCGCCGTGGACGCCGCCCTGCGTCTGGGCGAAGCTTTCCTGGCCTTCGACATCTCCGCCGAGGGCCTGCAATTCTTCAAAGACGATTTGCGCCTCACCCAGCTTCAGGCCCTCGCCCTCGCCCGCACCGGCGCCACCCGCCGCGCCAACGCCATCCTCGACCACCTCCGCCAGGCCGGCCATCAGGATGAGGAAACCCTCGGCATCCTCGCCCGCACCCACAAAGACTTCTACACCATGGCCGGCGACCCGCAGGAGTGCCAAAAACACCTCCGCATCAGCTTTGACCTCTACCACACCTCCTACCAGCGCAACCGCGGTTACTACTCCGGCATCAACGCCGCCACCACCGGCTACATGGCCGGCCAAAAGGACATCGCCCGCCAAATCGCCCAGGAAGTCTCCGACCTCTGCGAGCGCACCCTCGAACACCTGCCCCCCGAATCCGACGAGCGCTACTGGCTCGAAGCCACCCTCGCCGAAGCCGCCATCATCCTCGGCGACTTCGCCAAGGCCGAACAACACTACCGCCACGCCACCGCCATCGGCGGCGATAAACTCGCCGTCCTCAGCCGCACCCGCGCCCAGGCCCGCCTCCTGCTCGAGCACATCACCGGCAACCCCAACCTCCTCGACCACTGCTTCCAAATGCCCCGCATGGTGGTCTTCTCCGGCCACATGTTTGACCGCCCCGACCGCCGCCAGCTCCGTTTCCCCTTGTGGCTCGAAGGCCCCGCCAAGGCCGCCCTCGCCCGCCGCCTCGACGCCATCCAGGCCCAAATTGGCTTCTCCTCCCTCGCCTGCGGCGGCGACCTCCTCTTCGCCGAGGCCATGCTCGAACGCGGCGGCGAAATCAACATCGCCCTCCCCTTCAACCAGCGTGACTTCCGCAAATGCAGCGTGGACATCATCCCCGGCCATGACTTCGGCCCCCGTTTCGAGCGCGTCCTCGCCGCCGCCGCCACCGTCACCGTCCTCAGCGAATACGGCAACGCCAACGACGGCGCCGCCTTCGACTACTGCAACCGCGCCCTCAACGGCATGGCCCTCCTCAAAGGCCGCTTCTTCGGCCTCGACGTCGTCCCCCTTGCCCTCTGGAATGGCCAGTCCGGCGACGGCCTCGGCGGCACCCACAGCTTTGTCGAGTTCTGGCAAAACCGCGGTGTCCCCGTCGAAATCATCCGCCTGGACACCCTCCTCCACGAAAACTCCCCACCGCCAGACTGGGACACCCCCGCCGCCAACCCCGCGCCGTCGGCAGAAATCCAGGCGCCCCTGGTCACCCAGGAAATCAAGGCCATGCTCTTTGCCGACATCGTCGGCTTCACCCGCCTCACCGAAATCCAGGTCGTCCCCTTTGTCCAACACTTCCTGGGCCAGGTGGCCGAGCTCATGCAGGCCATGCCCCATCCCCCCATCCATAAAAACACCTGGGGCGACGCCGTCTGCTGCGTCTTCGATTCCGTCCGCGACGCCGGCGTCTTCGCGCTGCGCCTGCGCGACCTCGTCCGCGGCACCGACTGGAGCCGCTACGACCTCCCCCACGAGCTGAACATCCGCATCGCCCTCCATGCCGGCCCTGTCTTTGCCTGCTACGACCCCGTCCTCGGCAAACTCACCTACAACGGCGCCCACGTCAACCGCACCGCCCGCATCGAACCCGTCGCCGAGGAAGGCCAGATTTACGCCAGCCAGGCCTTCGCCGCCCTCGCCACCGCCGAAGGCGTCGCCGAGTTCACCTGCGACTACGTGGGCACCAAACAGCTCGCCAAAAAATACGGCGCCATCCCCGTCTTCTTGGTGCGCCCCACCTCCTGA
- a CDS encoding PAS domain-containing protein, with translation MSLVTEQKRLAALQEWAILDTQREIAFDDLASLAAACTQTSIALITFLDDHRAWCKAAVGIELVEIPREQSFTELVVATNAPMVIEDARNDKRLEGRHHGWLGQTILFMAGVPLRASDGLAVGALIVADSHPRHLSPSQLNALERLARQVMSQVGLRDSLQKLDRALREQEETEARLAYERNLFETLLQNIPDCIYFKDLQSRFVKCSQALAERFGFADPSALVGKTDQDFFGPEHALQAYEDEQRIIRTGQPLIGLTEKETYTDGRVTWALTTKMPWRDENGRIIGTFGISKDITDFKVSEELLAKLGQRHQLILNAVNEGIIGVDHDGRCIFANLAAAKIFRRTSESMVGQPLESFLANASTVLGVDHQGQLTETEFVCADGRLIPVEFTVLPLLEADTLTGSVLTFRDITARRRVEAQLAFEHDLLRALLENIPDRIYFKDLQSRFLLCSKTVVSGLGIQSAEEAIGKSDFDFFTEEHARPAYEDEQQIIRTGQPIIGKIERETWVDGRETWALTTKVPLRNSRGEIIGTLGVTKDITDLKRTQAELERARDAALESTRLKSEFLANMSHEIRTPMNGIIGMTGLLLDTPLTQEQREFAETIRSSADALLTIINDILDFSKIEAGKLTFENVSFDLSEAVEGSVELLAERARAKGLEMGCWIHPDVPPCLRGDPGRLRQVLANLLGNAVKFTERGEVYAEVSVQERNPKEVTLKFLIRDTGIGIPADAQKRLFQAFTQADGSVTRKYGGTGLGLAISKKLVELMGGQIGMTSQVGKGSEFWFTARFGIGQGLPEPLDHAANLAGLRVLIVDDSDTNRRVLHHQCEAWQMEDQCATDGVEAITTLRAAANKGQPFDIALLDMQMPGMDGLTLARLVKSDPMLSGTRLVMLTSLGHRLTPETLSQAGISAYLVKPVKQSRLFDCLVRVLAGAGGARPQHTVALQKTEAPATLPRLRVLVAEDNIVNQRVTVRQLQKMGQVADAVANGVEAVKALRAVPYDVVLMDCQMPEMDGYEATRIIRQEEAAHPERRRAYIIALTANALQGDREKCLAAGMDDYISKPVQVPAMQAALQRAANAINNLAHKPEPPPPAHAPAPLPPPLSSPYEHLPLLDADTIQNLSALQSPEMPDPVAELFDLFLTDLPKYLGRLQQGLDHKNPADLAAAAHALKGAAANLGLRRLAACAADLEKAGKEGNLPVAAALHGLLLHEMEEARHALNGKEARA, from the coding sequence ATGAGCCTGGTGACGGAACAAAAACGGCTCGCCGCGCTGCAGGAATGGGCCATTCTGGACACCCAGCGGGAAATAGCCTTTGATGATTTGGCCTCCCTCGCCGCGGCTTGCACGCAAACTTCCATTGCCCTCATTACCTTCCTGGACGACCACCGCGCCTGGTGCAAGGCCGCCGTAGGCATTGAATTGGTGGAAATACCCCGCGAGCAATCCTTTACCGAACTGGTGGTGGCCACCAACGCCCCGATGGTAATCGAAGACGCCCGGAACGACAAACGTTTGGAAGGACGCCATCATGGATGGCTGGGGCAAACCATCCTTTTCATGGCTGGCGTCCCCTTGCGAGCCTCCGACGGCCTGGCCGTGGGCGCCCTCATTGTGGCGGATTCACATCCACGCCACCTGAGCCCCTCCCAATTAAACGCCCTCGAACGCCTCGCCCGCCAGGTCATGTCCCAGGTGGGCTTGCGCGACAGTCTGCAGAAACTCGACCGCGCCCTGCGGGAACAGGAGGAAACCGAGGCCCGCCTGGCTTACGAGCGCAATCTCTTTGAAACCCTGCTGCAAAACATCCCCGATTGCATCTACTTCAAAGACCTCCAATCCCGTTTCGTCAAATGCAGCCAGGCCCTCGCCGAACGCTTCGGCTTCGCCGACCCTTCCGCTCTCGTGGGTAAAACCGACCAGGATTTCTTTGGCCCGGAGCACGCCCTCCAGGCCTACGAAGACGAACAACGCATCATCCGCACCGGCCAGCCGCTGATTGGCCTGACCGAAAAAGAAACCTACACCGACGGCCGCGTCACCTGGGCCCTCACCACCAAAATGCCCTGGCGCGACGAAAACGGCCGCATCATTGGCACCTTCGGCATCTCCAAGGACATCACCGACTTCAAGGTCTCCGAGGAGCTCCTGGCCAAACTGGGACAGCGCCATCAGCTCATCCTCAACGCCGTCAACGAAGGCATCATCGGCGTGGACCATGACGGCCGCTGCATCTTCGCCAATCTGGCGGCCGCCAAAATCTTCCGCCGCACCTCCGAAAGCATGGTGGGCCAGCCCCTCGAAAGTTTCCTCGCCAACGCCTCCACCGTCCTGGGGGTGGACCACCAGGGCCAATTGACAGAAACCGAATTCGTCTGCGCCGACGGCCGCCTGATCCCCGTCGAATTCACCGTCCTCCCCCTCCTCGAGGCCGACACCCTCACCGGCAGCGTCCTCACCTTCCGCGACATCACCGCCCGCCGCCGCGTCGAGGCCCAGCTCGCCTTCGAGCATGACCTCCTGCGCGCCCTCCTCGAAAACATCCCCGACCGCATTTACTTCAAAGACCTGCAATCCCGCTTCCTCCTCTGCAGCAAAACCGTCGTCTCCGGCCTCGGCATCCAATCCGCCGAAGAGGCCATCGGCAAATCCGACTTTGACTTCTTTACCGAGGAGCACGCCCGCCCGGCCTACGAGGACGAACAGCAAATCATCCGCACCGGCCAGCCCATCATCGGCAAAATCGAGCGCGAAACCTGGGTGGACGGCCGCGAAACCTGGGCCCTCACCACCAAAGTGCCCCTCCGCAACTCCCGCGGCGAAATCATCGGCACCCTCGGCGTCACCAAGGACATCACCGACCTCAAACGCACCCAGGCCGAACTCGAACGCGCCCGCGACGCCGCCCTCGAATCCACCCGCCTCAAGTCCGAATTCCTGGCCAACATGAGCCATGAAATTCGCACCCCCATGAACGGCATCATCGGCATGACCGGCCTTCTCCTCGACACCCCACTCACCCAGGAACAGCGCGAATTCGCCGAAACCATCCGCTCCAGCGCCGACGCCCTCCTCACCATCATCAACGACATCCTCGATTTCTCCAAAATCGAGGCCGGCAAACTCACCTTTGAAAATGTCAGCTTCGACCTCTCTGAGGCCGTCGAAGGCTCCGTCGAACTGCTCGCCGAGCGCGCCCGCGCCAAGGGCCTCGAAATGGGCTGCTGGATTCACCCCGATGTGCCCCCCTGCCTCCGCGGCGACCCCGGCCGCCTCCGCCAGGTCCTCGCCAACCTCCTCGGCAACGCCGTCAAATTCACCGAGCGCGGCGAGGTGTACGCCGAAGTCAGCGTCCAGGAGCGCAACCCCAAGGAAGTCACCCTCAAATTCCTCATCCGCGACACCGGCATCGGCATTCCCGCCGACGCCCAGAAACGTCTCTTCCAGGCGTTCACCCAGGCCGACGGCAGCGTCACCCGCAAATACGGCGGCACCGGCCTCGGCCTGGCCATCAGCAAAAAACTCGTCGAATTGATGGGCGGCCAAATCGGCATGACCAGCCAGGTCGGCAAAGGCAGCGAATTCTGGTTCACCGCCCGCTTCGGCATCGGCCAGGGCCTCCCCGAACCCCTCGACCACGCCGCCAACCTCGCCGGCTTGCGCGTCCTCATCGTGGATGACAGCGACACCAACCGCCGCGTCCTCCATCACCAGTGCGAAGCCTGGCAGATGGAAGACCAGTGCGCCACCGACGGCGTCGAGGCCATCACCACCCTCCGCGCCGCCGCCAACAAAGGTCAGCCCTTCGACATCGCCCTCCTCGACATGCAAATGCCCGGCATGGACGGCCTCACCCTCGCCCGCCTCGTCAAGTCCGATCCCATGCTCTCCGGCACCCGCCTGGTCATGCTCACCTCCCTCGGCCATCGCCTGACCCCCGAAACCCTCAGCCAGGCCGGCATCAGCGCCTACCTCGTCAAGCCCGTCAAACAATCACGCCTCTTCGACTGCCTCGTGCGCGTCCTCGCCGGCGCCGGCGGAGCCCGCCCCCAACACACCGTGGCCCTCCAGAAAACCGAAGCCCCCGCCACCCTCCCCCGCCTGCGCGTCCTCGTGGCCGAAGACAACATCGTCAACCAACGAGTCACCGTCCGCCAGTTGCAGAAAATGGGCCAGGTCGCCGACGCCGTCGCCAATGGCGTCGAGGCCGTCAAAGCCCTCCGGGCCGTGCCCTACGATGTCGTGCTCATGGATTGCCAGATGCCCGAAATGGACGGCTACGAAGCCACCCGCATAATCCGCCAGGAAGAAGCCGCCCATCCAGAGCGCCGCCGCGCCTACATCATCGCCCTCACCGCCAACGCCCTCCAGGGCGACCGCGAAAAATGCCTCGCCGCCGGCATGGACGATTACATCAGCAAACCCGTCCAGGTGCCTGCCATGCAGGCCGCCCTCCAACGCGCCGCCAACGCCATCAACAACCTCGCCCACAAACCGGAGCCGCCCCCGCCCGCCCACGCCCCGGCGCCCCTGCCGCCGCCCCTTTCCTCCCCCTACGAACACCTGCCTTTGCTGGACGCCGACACCATCCAAAATCTCAGCGCGTTGCAGTCGCCGGAAATGCCCGACCCCGTAGCTGAACTCTTTGACCTCTTCCTCACCGACCTGCCCAAATACCTCGGCCGTTTGCAACAGGGCCTCGACCATAAAAATCCCGCGGACCTCGCCGCCGCCGCCCACGCCCTCAAGGGCGCCGCCGCCAACCTCGGCCTCCGCCGCCTGGCCGCCTGCGCCGCCGACCTGGAGAAGGCCGGCAAAGAGGGCAACCTGCCAGTGGCCGCCGCCCTCCATGGCCTGCTCCTCCATGAAATGGAAGAAGCCCGCCACGCCCTCAATGGCAAAGAAGCCCGCGCATGA
- a CDS encoding putative molybdenum carrier protein has product MNSRRSLVIVSGGQTGADRAALDFALRHGFAHRGWCPAGRLAEDGRLDDCYRLKETPSPAYAQRTEWNVRDTDGTVIFTLQPELSGGTLLTWKYAQELGKPVLVVVAGQTEAPAKALREFIRQHRIRALNVAGPRASFAPGIGAFVERVLEEALLKKRGQAPARRGGLPA; this is encoded by the coding sequence ATGAATTCCCGACGTTCGTTGGTAATTGTCTCCGGGGGCCAGACCGGAGCGGACCGTGCGGCACTGGATTTTGCCCTGCGCCATGGATTTGCGCACCGGGGGTGGTGTCCGGCCGGCCGGTTGGCGGAGGATGGGCGGCTGGATGATTGTTATCGGTTGAAGGAGACGCCCTCGCCAGCTTACGCCCAGCGGACGGAGTGGAATGTGCGGGACACGGATGGGACGGTGATTTTCACGCTGCAGCCGGAGTTGAGCGGGGGGACGTTGCTGACGTGGAAATATGCGCAGGAGCTTGGCAAACCGGTGCTGGTGGTGGTGGCGGGGCAGACGGAGGCGCCGGCGAAGGCTTTGCGCGAGTTCATCCGGCAACACCGCATCCGGGCGCTGAATGTGGCGGGGCCGCGGGCGTCGTTTGCGCCGGGGATAGGCGCGTTTGTGGAGCGGGTGTTGGAGGAGGCGTTGTTAAAGAAGCGGGGTCAGGCACCGGCGCGGCGGGGCGGGCTGCCGGCGTGA